The DNA window TACAGATGGTTCGAGTGATTTTAATGAATCATTTTTTTCTGAAAAGAAACTTATATTGTCGAACTTGAATTTATTTGCGTAATCTTCAATGTTCGATTTGTAAGATCCATCATTTGAGGATGGCGTTCCTTGCAGTCAGCTCACCTCGTTGACCCGTCATACCTGGCGCTGCTCTATACGCCCATGATTGCCATCTATACTCTAATAAATATCATGCTCAACATGCCGAAAAGTGAGTTTCCAGCTGCGTATTCAAGAACAGTTTAATATCATCGTAAAATTCGCCCTGGTTACCTTTCGACCTCTGCACATAATCTGCCTTGCCTGCCACAATTTGGTTAGCAATTTGGTGCTGGCAACCCATGGCATCAATCATGATCGTCGTTTCTTCAATATCTAACAAGGCCAGAAGCTTCGGGATGGTTGTAATCTTATTGGACTTGTCCAAGACTTTGACCTGACCAAAACAAAGTTGATTCGCGACCGACCAGGCATTGACCAGATGGATTGCCTGAACACCATTAACCTTATCCCGTGTACCTCTCATCGTTTTGCCATCTAACGCAATAATGTCTCCTGATTTTTTTAAAAATAGACTGATTGATAGCTTGATATTTAAATTATTAGTTATTATATTAATGCATTGCACCCTTATGTTTAATGAGCATATTATTTTTTTGAAACAATCTTGTGATTGTTATAAGTGTAAATATCTTTTCTAAAATTTTGTTATTGGATTACAAGTATTATACTTGGATATTCAGAAGATAGGGTAGTGATATAGAATGTCTTTTTAAAGAAAAATTTTTTAACTTCATAATCATCTAAGCTAATTGTAAAATTTATTGAATTGATTTAAATCATATTATGGTAATGAAAAATGAATCAAAACAGTAAAGAAATATACATGTTAACTTTTGGACTACTTGGCTTGATTACATTAGGTGCTTTAGTTTCAATTAACCAATACTAAATTAACTTAAAGATACATTTAGTATTAATGTTAAGGTTATTTTGATAATTGCATTTTTGACTCAAATTTATTGTTCGTTAGGAATATTTTTTATTTCTCTATTGGGCGATAATTTTGAATGTGAAAAATTAATTTTTACTCAGATGCTGGCTAACCTGGACTATTAGTCTTTTCATCTTGTCAACATAAAAGTTGGCACTGATGACTGTATTTTTTTTAGAATACCATAAAACAGATAGAAAGTTATTGTAATTATTACAAGTGGATATTACTTAGTATATTATTAGCTCGAACAGTCAGTGGTTTTATTTTCTTAATTTTTGTAAAATATTAAATAGATTTAAATTAGTGAATTGATTTAAGGGAAAGAAATGGGAATTATAAAAACTTCATATGTTGATCGTGTTTATCTTCAAATTAAAAACAAAATCACTAATAATGAGTTCAAACCCAATGAACAACTGTGTATTTCTAAACTAACAGATCAGTTGAATGTCAGTTCTACGCCGATTAGAGAGGCGCTCAATAGACTTTTGCATGAACAATTTGTCATTAAAGGTGATAATAGAGGGTTCTATACGCGAAGTTTGGATTATAAAGAGCAATTAGAACTGGTTACTTTACGTGAAATACTCTTGCTATCTATAATTAAAATATACTTAAACAAAACATCTCAAGAAAATTTGAATGATTTTTCAAAAAAAATTGAGGATCTTATAAATAAAGAAACCAATTGTAATGCTGAAAAAATAAAAAATGTCGACAGTGAATTTACTGTTTTAATCCTCGATGCTATAAATAATAATGAACTAAGTAGGTTGTATACTAATTGTATAGAAAGAAATAGCTATCCATGGCATACTTTCATAAAACAAAATGCAGTATATTTCTTAGATATCTACGAGAAATTATCTTTCTATATAAAGAAACGTGATTTACTGAATGGCGAGTGGCTTATAAAGGGGATTTTTTGTAAATTAAAGAATAGTAAACACATAGAATTGTTATGTTTGGTTAGTGATTAAATATTTTTTTCAACCAAACATATTTTTAAAAAAATTTTATTATATTGTTCATCAAGAATAATGCTCACGTTTAATGAAAAAATTTACCACTTTATCATCACCGGAAAGCATTTGTAAAAAATCATATTCTCACTGGGAGATTTGATTAGAATATCCTTCCTCTTCTTATGATAGCATCTTGCCAGAGCTATCTTGACAATTACCGACCTGGCGGTTTTGATAATGACAACCATTTTCTGTAGTTTTTTATCTGTGCTCGACATCGATTTGTTTTCCTCTTTTGCCTGATTATGCCAATTATATAGGGTAGTTTTTATGTTGTAATGTGGCAGCAACTTAACCAGTGTAATGAATTTACGTTTCGATGAAATATTCGTCATGATAATAATATTACTAATATTCCATTTATTTCTTTATTGAGAGATTTATCCTGACAGATAGAGTATATGAAATCCGTATGTATAGTTCTGTGAGAGAAATGAGACAGTAATGTCTCACCCTACTTGATCCACGAAATTAATATCTATTAAGAACAAAATAGCTACTTAAAAATTATTCCCATATTATGAGCAAACACACGAGTAGTGGGTTTGCTCCCTATATTCTATATATTTAAACCACAAAGGTATGACAATATTAAATATTAGATGATTTTTTCCTTTCCGTTTCAAATCTAAAATCTTGTAGAGAATATTCTTTATCTGCTAAGTTAATAGCCTCTTCAATGCTCATAATAAGAGGTAGGTTGAATATTTTTGTTATTTCAGATAGACGTTCTTTCATTGTTCCGCTGATAATATAATAAGGAATTTTTAATTCATTTAGAGTTTTTAATAACATATCATCACAATAATCTCTAAAGTTTGTATTCATTGGACGATGACCATCTTTTTTTAACGGAAGTTCGTTCTTTAAATGGATGAATACATCGAATGTATCTTTCACATGTTGTTTGAAAGCATGGCCATATTGATTAGTGACTTGTTCAAAGAATACCATTTCTGGAGAAAGATTTGATCTAGGAATTGGATCCAGATGTCCTTCTTGATTGGGATTCATTCCATATTTAACACGGGCTGCAGCATAAATCCATTCTTGTAACGATGAACCATCAGAGACGAAATTATCTTTTAGTAGTGCTTCATGTACCGCCCTACCAATATGCCTTCTCATAGCTAATTGTAAAAATTCAGCGGGAGTACATTGTGCCAATCGTTTTCCGGGAACAGCATCAGGCATTATTTCACGAATTGTTTTTGCTAAAGTACGAGGATAGCCAGTTAAATGAGCTAACGCCATAACTGTCCTTGTTTTACCGGATGAATAAGTTCCTGAAATAGCTAATTTCATACCATATTTCCTATTTTATATTAAAAGAAGTTGGTAATTTATGCCCTAATGAACACTTTATTTTTATCCCTGCAAAATCTCCTTCAATATCGACATATCGCCAATACTCATTTCTAACTTTGAGTTTATAATTAGAAGTGATACGTGTTGTAGCATCATAATTAGATTGGAAATTTTTAATAGGTGTTGGTGCTTCGATTTCGGTTCTCAACATCCACAGAGTTTCACTATCTTTTCTATTAATATTATCAAGTTCATACATTAATACTTGAGCTAACTGTAGATGAACAACAAAACAGTCAACATGAGTGGCAGAAGGTTGATAGTAACCATCGATTCCATTAACTGAATGATAAAATTCAGGAATATTTAATTTCACTTTTGCTGAAGCTGTTTGATTTTCACTATCGTAACTTATATTTTGAAGAGATTGTCCACGAAGTTTAAAAAAGATCCCCATAATAGCGTGAATTGCTAGGCTCAAGAATATCTGTTGGAGATGTATAGCAACCATTTTTACAAATAATTTCTGCCACAGGGTGTTCTATCTCACAACGAGCTTCCATTTTTCCTATTTGACAATCAAAAATGGAAGTCATGGTATCATCATTTAATTGTAATTTTGATGTGGATTTCCAAATGATTTTAGCTGGAATATTATCAAGATCTTCTTGTGGAGTTATTCCTGATTTCAACTTTAAACTTTTCAGCCACATTTTTTTGCAATTAAAAGAGTCGAATTGAAAACTATGTTTCAAGAAAATTTCACAAAATTGAGTACTTAAGATTAGTGTGTCAATACTACTGAGATGTGGGCGTAAGTTTGTATCTTTTTTCTTTGACCAGTCTAATGGGTATTTGACTGATACGAGTGAAGTTAATTTTGGATGGTCATTTTCTGAATGATCAAATTGAATATCAATATTCTTGATATCATATACAACACGTCGGTATCCCATGCCAAAAAAACGTGTCTTACTATCACCTAAATAATCATCAATTGAATGACATAGAAATTTGGATTTCATAACTATCTCTCTTTAATATAAATGATATGGGGTTAGATATTATTTTAATCAGAGGTTATTTTTCTCTATAGTATTTATATATGCATTAATAATATCTTGCACATTTTTTATATCTGAAAAATGGTAGTCATTACCAAAAGGTTCAACTTTTAATCTTTCATTTAATTCCATAATTAAACGGGCAATCATAAGTGATGTAAAAGCTAAATCATCAATGAGATTTGAATTTTCATCTATTAAAATATTATTATAATCATCTCTAATGCTAGCCTGATTAAAAATAAATTTTACTTCCTTTATGATTATTTCTTTAACTGGAACTGGGTTTGTCTCTTTTAACATGATATTCCTCCATCAACGACAATGTTTTGACCTGTAATAAATGAAGCTTCATCTGAACAAATAAATAATGCTATTTTGCTAATTTCTTCAATTTTTGATAAGCGACCAATAGGTGTTCTTTTAATATCTGTTCACGCCTGTTTTCAGAAAGGTAAGACACCATTTCACTATCAAAAAAACCCGGTATCAGGGAGTTAATTCTTATATTAGCAGGGCCAAATTCACGCGCTAAGCTACGAGTCATGCCATCAAGAGCGGCTTTGGTTGCTGAATATAATGATACACCTTTATGACCCTTTATTGCATTTATAGAAGAAATATTAAGAATAACTCCTGTATTCCTTTTTAGCATGTTCTTACTACATTCTCTTGTAAGTATTATAGGTGCTAGTATGTTTGTATTAAGTAAAGAAATAATCTCATCATCTGAAGAAAGAACTAATAACCCTTCAGATAGTCTTGCAATATTATTTATCAAAATATCGATGTGACCGAATTTTGATTTTACATTATTGACAAATAATTTTATTTCATTCAAATCATTAGCATCAACGGATTCCCAATAGAAAAAATTAGCATTAGATAACTGTTGTTGAGTTATAAATTCATTTGCCTGACGGCTAAAAGTGGCAACGCGATAACCTTTATTAAGAAAGGCTGATGTCATTGTAGCTCCAAGTCCTTTGCTGCCACCGCTAATGACTACAGTTTTAGGGGGTAGCATTCGTAATCTCCTTTATTTTAAGTGAAGAACGCATTTTTTTAAATCGACTAGAATAGTGAGGTGCTATTGAAATTTCATAAATCATTGGAATTTTAAATTCTTCAAGAAAGTTTTTGCAATGAACGTATAATCGTGATCTTAGAACATCATAGTTTTCAGGTTCATTCAAATGTACAATAGCTTTAATTCCCATTCCTGTAATTGTGTTGGGAAATCCTACTACTGTTGCATCAGCTATATTATTAGCTTGCAAAAGAATATTCTCCACCTCATTTGGATAAACCTTTTCACCTCCAACATTAATAATATCTGATCTTCTACCTAATATTTTTACATAATCTCCATCAACTTCAACCATGTCTTCAGTATTGAAGTATCCCTCTTCATCAAAAGGTGATTGAGCATTTAAGTATCCTAACATAGCACAGTCCGATTTTATCCACAAAATATTGGATAGGACTTTGTATTTAAATCCATTATTACCAAGCTTAATCCATAATTCATTATTACTCTTAGATTTAGTCTGTAAAATACCTACTTCAGAGAGACCGTATGTTTGCTTTAACTTAACGCCTGGTAATTTTTCGCTAATCCTTTTTAAAGTAACCGGAGGCATTGGTTCAGTACCATAAGTAATTAATTTAAGACTTGATGTATTTGTTTTTTCTATAATTCTTGATATAAGGGCCATATTTAAAAAGGTTGGGGTGGTGGGTAAGACTTCTACAGACCATTTTTCTATGGCATTGAATACATTTTCAGGTGTGCGCAGAAGAGGAATAATTAATGTTCCTCCATGACTAATAGTATGTAATAGAGTATTAATACCGCCAATATGGTCTACGGAAAGGAATGAAAGGATTCTTCTGGCAAGTCTTTTTTCCAAATGCTTATCAATTAACTTATTGAAATCTAATACAGAAGCCTTTGGTTGCCCAGTGGTACCTGAACTAAAAAGTACTAAACCAGAATGTTTTATATCATGTATTTTTTTATATAATTCATGTTCAGCAATCTGACCAGTATCATTTAGTTCATAATCGTTGTTACTAACTTTGATTCTTACTTCAACCTGAGAAACATCCAAATATTCATTAAGTTTAATGTCTGGAATATCACTAATTGGAACGATAATATTATTATTATTAACAAGTGCTAGAATAATAGCAAAAGTTTTTGGAGAAAATTCTCCTTCTACAGATACAATCGCTCCCTCAGGGAGACCAATATCTTTTAAATAATTTATAACATCGATAGTATTAGAGTATAACTCTGAGTAAATATATCGGTCGTTTTTAAAAATAATTGCTTCAGTTGAATTAAATTTATTGCAACGTTCAATTAGCCAATGCAAAGTCATGTCATTCTCTCCTGTTTATGAGTTCTTTTGTTATATCACTTTTATATAAAAATGTTTCTATCTTTGAAAATATATTTCAATAAATATGATCCAAAGCTGTATTGACTATATTTATTCAAATTTTTAATTAAGGAGAAAATATTAAGGATTTAAAATGGTCAGTAATTTATTAAGATAGATTGACCATTATTTCTTAACAGGATAATAACATGAGCATTTCCTTTTCTGGATATATTTAAAGGCATCTACAATAAAAATGATAAGACATAACAGATATAATTTTATTTTCACTCATAAGAAAATGAATTTTGTTGACTATCTCCTTTGTCATGAGAATTGATATCCTTATTAAAATATTGATTGGAGTATGGAGAAATAAGGAATAGTAGAAGCTACCCTGCATAATTAGGGGTAGTCAAGTAAAAGTAGGGGAAAATATGATTGGAGGCAGATAAAACTACTGAACAATGGCCAGCCCGGTAAGAACGCTGGATACCAGCGTCCAAATAAAATACAGCGAATTGCGCCGAGCAGCTAAAGTTGAAAATAACGAATTCTATGGCTTCTTCAATGATGATGTAAGTAACGCACTGCCAGCAACGCAAAAGGCGGCCAGAAGAAGCATCAGCACAGATCCAACTAACAATGTGATAAAGCTGGGTATCCTTGTCGCAATAAGCGGGCCGATGCTAGCACCGATGAACAGAATGAACCCATTTAGAGCCATGCCTGCGCCACGATT is part of the Xenorhabdus cabanillasii genome and encodes:
- a CDS encoding ISAs1 family transposase, producing the protein MRGTRDKVNGVQAIHLVNAWSVANQLCFGQVKVLDKSNKITTIPKLLALLDIEETTIMIDAMGCQHQIANQIVAGKADYVQRSKGNQGEFYDDIKLFLNTQLETHFSAC
- a CDS encoding GntR family transcriptional regulator → MGIIKTSYVDRVYLQIKNKITNNEFKPNEQLCISKLTDQLNVSSTPIREALNRLLHEQFVIKGDNRGFYTRSLDYKEQLELVTLREILLLSIIKIYLNKTSQENLNDFSKKIEDLINKETNCNAEKIKNVDSEFTVLILDAINNNELSRLYTNCIERNSYPWHTFIKQNAVYFLDIYEKLSFYIKKRDLLNGEWLIKGIFCKLKNSKHIELLCLVSD
- a CDS encoding AAA family ATPase, giving the protein MKLAISGTYSSGKTRTVMALAHLTGYPRTLAKTIREIMPDAVPGKRLAQCTPAEFLQLAMRRHIGRAVHEALLKDNFVSDGSSLQEWIYAAARVKYGMNPNQEGHLDPIPRSNLSPEMVFFEQVTNQYGHAFKQHVKDTFDVFIHLKNELPLKKDGHRPMNTNFRDYCDDMLLKTLNELKIPYYIISGTMKERLSEITKIFNLPLIMSIEEAINLADKEYSLQDFRFETERKKSSNI
- a CDS encoding AvrD family protein, which encodes MSLAIHAIMGIFFKLRGQSLQNISYDSENQTASAKVKLNIPEFYHSVNGIDGYYQPSATHVDCFVVHLQLAQVLMYELDNINRKDSETLWMLRTEIEAPTPIKNFQSNYDATTRITSNYKLKVRNEYWRYVDIEGDFAGIKIKCSLGHKLPTSFNIK
- a CDS encoding AvrD family protein, whose translation is MKSKFLCHSIDDYLGDSKTRFFGMGYRRVVYDIKNIDIQFDHSENDHPKLTSLVSVKYPLDWSKKKDTNLRPHLSSIDTLILSTQFCEIFLKHSFQFDSFNCKKMWLKSLKLKSGITPQEDLDNIPAKIIWKSTSKLQLNDDTMTSIFDCQIGKMEARCEIEHPVAEIICKNGCYTSPTDILEPSNSRYYGDLF
- a CDS encoding acyl carrier protein, with amino-acid sequence MLKETNPVPVKEIIIKEVKFIFNQASIRDDYNNILIDENSNLIDDLAFTSLMIARLIMELNERLKVEPFGNDYHFSDIKNVQDIINAYINTIEKNNL
- a CDS encoding SDR family oxidoreductase, whose protein sequence is MKRTPIGRLSKIEEISKIALFICSDEASFITGQNIVVDGGISC
- a CDS encoding SDR family NAD(P)-dependent oxidoreductase; this translates as MLPPKTVVISGGSKGLGATMTSAFLNKGYRVATFSRQANEFITQQQLSNANFFYWESVDANDLNEIKLFVNNVKSKFGHIDILINNIARLSEGLLVLSSDDEIISLLNTNILAPIILTRECSKNMLKRNTGVILNISSINAIKGHKGVSLYSATKAALDGMTRSLAREFGPANIRINSLIPGFFDSEMVSYLSENRREQILKEHLLVAYQKLKKLAK
- a CDS encoding ANL family adenylate-forming protein, encoding MTLHWLIERCNKFNSTEAIIFKNDRYIYSELYSNTIDVINYLKDIGLPEGAIVSVEGEFSPKTFAIILALVNNNNIIVPISDIPDIKLNEYLDVSQVEVRIKVSNNDYELNDTGQIAEHELYKKIHDIKHSGLVLFSSGTTGQPKASVLDFNKLIDKHLEKRLARRILSFLSVDHIGGINTLLHTISHGGTLIIPLLRTPENVFNAIEKWSVEVLPTTPTFLNMALISRIIEKTNTSSLKLITYGTEPMPPVTLKRISEKLPGVKLKQTYGLSEVGILQTKSKSNNELWIKLGNNGFKYKVLSNILWIKSDCAMLGYLNAQSPFDEEGYFNTEDMVEVDGDYVKILGRRSDIINVGGEKVYPNEVENILLQANNIADATVVGFPNTITGMGIKAIVHLNEPENYDVLRSRLYVHCKNFLEEFKIPMIYEISIAPHYSSRFKKMRSSLKIKEITNATP